A single Desulfomonilaceae bacterium DNA region contains:
- a CDS encoding DUF4384 domain-containing protein, which yields MSRIQGLRGAVILGIVIVLCFVGRDSWGSACETTGDWKDISVLPNNGDHATNIKIKLNVDKQDVKPGDVVQITFQADRECYLTLMDLDTAGQIIRLWPNDFSEADNLIPANTQRLFPAPSDTFRYRIAGPAGIEKIIAFATSKKNQILTEQEFRAMQTKGFKQFAGDAKNLAIEFERNIGQLATSERWGTAQLNVCIREPLPAQPVARPPTPTVVPSAPPAQKKLFVLAVAASTGKLKYCESDAKKFVQAISKKVGGKHLDVRNVLGPNATHQGFVEGLNWLISHTQRQDSVVVYFNGHGSSIPDQAPLDEEDGRDEAFVLYHTQEPADFQEAIENKSILLDDEFNVFWNKIPARQKILIADCCHSGTIHKEEPGRNVEFVSKFYPLVDPAARETTLSIKAKSAATAYVSDNAAVLAACMDNETAYEIGSLKSSLFTHLLIKAINGGEPDLRKAFDKAKAQTMQWVQKAVKQDRENLEMQTPSLIDPNDLVKLFTFRR from the coding sequence ATGAGTAGGATACAAGGCTTGAGGGGAGCGGTTATCTTAGGGATCGTCATAGTTCTGTGTTTCGTAGGCCGTGATTCCTGGGGAAGCGCATGTGAGACTACCGGAGACTGGAAAGACATCTCCGTTCTACCAAACAACGGCGACCATGCTACGAACATCAAGATCAAACTGAATGTGGACAAACAGGATGTAAAGCCCGGTGATGTAGTTCAGATAACGTTCCAGGCCGATCGGGAGTGCTACCTAACGTTGATGGATCTAGATACGGCGGGTCAGATTATCCGATTGTGGCCGAACGATTTCTCAGAAGCGGACAATCTAATCCCGGCAAACACTCAGCGACTGTTCCCTGCGCCAAGCGATACGTTCAGGTATCGTATAGCCGGACCTGCCGGCATTGAGAAAATTATTGCGTTCGCGACTTCGAAAAAGAACCAGATCCTTACCGAACAGGAGTTCCGTGCGATGCAGACGAAGGGATTCAAGCAATTTGCAGGGGACGCAAAGAACCTAGCCATCGAGTTTGAGCGCAATATCGGTCAGTTGGCCACATCGGAGCGGTGGGGAACAGCGCAGCTTAACGTGTGCATACGGGAGCCGCTTCCGGCTCAACCGGTTGCTCGCCCGCCGACCCCGACCGTGGTTCCCAGCGCTCCGCCCGCCCAGAAGAAGTTGTTTGTCCTCGCTGTGGCAGCGTCCACCGGCAAGCTAAAGTACTGCGAGAGCGATGCGAAGAAGTTTGTGCAGGCCATTAGCAAAAAGGTCGGAGGGAAACATCTAGATGTGCGCAATGTCCTCGGACCGAATGCCACGCATCAGGGCTTCGTAGAGGGACTGAATTGGCTGATTTCCCATACCCAACGCCAGGATTCAGTGGTGGTCTATTTCAATGGCCACGGCAGTTCCATCCCCGATCAAGCCCCGCTTGACGAGGAGGACGGCAGAGATGAGGCTTTCGTTCTCTATCACACCCAGGAGCCTGCCGATTTCCAGGAGGCTATAGAAAACAAAAGCATCCTGCTGGACGACGAGTTCAATGTATTCTGGAACAAAATTCCGGCACGGCAGAAAATCCTTATAGCGGATTGCTGCCACAGCGGCACGATTCACAAGGAGGAACCGGGACGAAATGTTGAGTTCGTGTCGAAATTCTATCCTCTGGTGGATCCTGCCGCCAGAGAGACTACGTTGTCGATCAAGGCCAAATCCGCTGCTACCGCTTACGTCAGTGACAATGCAGCGGTGCTTGCTGCCTGCATGGATAATGAAACCGCATACGAGATCGGGAGTCTCAAGTCGAGTTTGTTCACCCATCTGTTGATCAAGGCGATAAACGGCGGGGAACCCGATCTCCGAAAGGCGTTTGACAAGGCCAAGGCTCAGACCATGCAATGGGTCCAAAAAGCAGTGAAACAAGATAGGGAAAATCTCGAGATGCAAACTCCGAGTCTGATAGATCCTAATGATTTAGTTAAACTTTTCACCTTTAGACGGTGA
- a CDS encoding DUF4384 domain-containing protein — protein sequence MATRLGNVARSRERLVVFCAAWAVLGLLMVDLPTAMAAAQGKGELYAVVVGLTRFQDSRIGKLTISDRDAKDVHSFLKEREKLFSRAHIRLLVNEEATRDNLTAAFRDFLKPAGKDDLVLIYLSGHGAADPERPDEFYFLTYDTNMKNLFGTAVWMNQQALFKGIDSDRVLLIADACHSGGFSPGIDRAIAKEADSFFSLFNVLKGRMALTSSRFDELSYEAPSKFGNSVFTHFFLKGLRGDACKDLSTGTITANNLYSYVYDSTRSATNNKQNPQFYFPKGQDGETPVFRVPVHKDRLNIKVQFVHKDDADQEYPLTNESVLRSGQRVGLSFRPESDCYVYVLWWDSTGNVGRLFPNPKLTEGTGEARAGQSYWLPSKGSKHWYVLDKNPGEETVYLVASRARNTKIENLYEKLASMAATTRTGAKGQEITTALEQEVESIMGFEEHTISDARGQRSTEDTQRLSEAMETEVGTAGAEAVFKVKFKHINP from the coding sequence ATGGCAACAAGGTTAGGCAATGTGGCGAGGTCAAGAGAGCGTCTGGTGGTATTTTGCGCTGCTTGGGCGGTGTTGGGTTTGTTGATGGTCGATTTGCCTACCGCCATGGCTGCTGCTCAGGGCAAGGGAGAGCTGTATGCCGTGGTGGTGGGGCTCACTCGGTTCCAGGACTCGCGCATAGGTAAATTGACAATTTCGGACCGGGATGCGAAGGACGTGCATTCTTTTCTCAAGGAGCGGGAGAAGCTCTTTTCTAGGGCACACATTCGATTGCTCGTCAACGAAGAGGCAACAAGAGACAACCTGACAGCGGCGTTTCGGGATTTCTTGAAGCCTGCGGGAAAGGATGATCTTGTGCTGATCTACCTTTCCGGACACGGTGCAGCGGATCCCGAGCGGCCAGACGAGTTCTACTTTCTCACCTATGATACCAACATGAAGAACCTGTTCGGCACTGCCGTCTGGATGAACCAGCAGGCGTTGTTCAAGGGCATCGATTCCGATCGTGTGCTCCTGATAGCTGATGCGTGTCATTCCGGGGGGTTCAGCCCGGGTATTGATCGGGCGATTGCCAAGGAGGCGGATAGTTTTTTCTCTCTGTTCAATGTTCTCAAGGGTCGGATGGCTCTAACCTCGAGCCGGTTCGACGAGCTGTCGTATGAAGCGCCAAGCAAGTTTGGGAACAGCGTTTTCACGCACTTTTTCCTCAAGGGGCTTCGGGGAGATGCCTGCAAGGACCTGAGCACCGGGACTATCACCGCTAACAATCTGTATAGCTATGTGTACGATTCCACGCGCTCTGCCACGAATAACAAACAGAACCCTCAGTTCTATTTTCCCAAGGGGCAGGACGGCGAGACGCCTGTGTTTAGGGTACCAGTGCACAAGGATAGGCTTAATATCAAGGTTCAGTTTGTCCACAAGGATGATGCAGACCAGGAGTATCCGCTGACCAACGAGTCGGTGCTCAGGTCCGGTCAGCGTGTGGGTTTGAGTTTCCGGCCTGAATCGGACTGTTACGTCTACGTCCTGTGGTGGGATTCGACGGGAAATGTGGGGCGCTTGTTCCCGAACCCCAAGCTCACCGAAGGGACAGGTGAAGCGCGAGCTGGGCAATCTTACTGGTTGCCGTCCAAAGGCTCGAAGCACTGGTACGTCCTGGACAAGAACCCGGGGGAAGAGACCGTTTATCTAGTTGCAAGCCGAGCACGCAACACGAAGATCGAGAATTTGTATGAAAAACTTGCATCAATGGCCGCCACTACGAGAACCGGCGCGAAAGGACAAGAGATAACCACCGCATTGGAACAGGAGGTGGAGAGCATTATGGGGTTCGAGGAACATACCATTTCCGACGCCAGAGGCCAGCGATCAACGGAAGATACCCAACGCCTCTCCGAAGCCATGGAAACTGAAGTCGGCACCGCAGGAGCGGAAGCGGTATTCAAAGTAAAGTTTAAACACATTAACCCGTAA
- a CDS encoding OmpA family protein, producing MIRFIMIFWALVSIPTLAVADDNCDRAKETYQEGVRLLNYIQRKAAFDRAVQLCPTYAEAFVNLADACENLGEFEQAEKYYKQAIINKPDLFVPTLGLAELYLKSGRYKDSYDAFVKGLEIKPDNERLRAGLKVAAQRVEQGSKFLKYDQIKSCLDEDETFQLMCMCPGDHHEFLRKRICVPTLHFFSGSTQLTSLSKRQLAQIGEALGSKELLRKKWFIVGHTDSLGSPERNLELSRRRSESVRDYLVNQCKLDEKSLSIKCFGQTWPLASNDSSVGRNENRRVEIILDE from the coding sequence ATGATTCGATTCATAATGATCTTTTGGGCCCTCGTGTCGATTCCGACATTGGCCGTGGCGGATGACAACTGCGACAGAGCAAAAGAAACGTATCAAGAGGGTGTAAGACTTCTGAACTACATCCAAAGGAAAGCCGCGTTTGACCGGGCCGTGCAATTATGCCCGACGTACGCCGAGGCGTTTGTCAATCTAGCGGATGCTTGTGAAAATCTGGGAGAGTTCGAGCAAGCTGAGAAATATTATAAACAGGCCATTATAAACAAACCAGATTTGTTCGTTCCAACCCTCGGTCTGGCGGAGTTGTACCTGAAATCAGGTAGATATAAGGATTCATACGACGCTTTTGTTAAAGGCTTGGAGATCAAACCAGACAACGAAAGGCTAAGAGCCGGCCTGAAAGTGGCCGCTCAACGTGTGGAGCAAGGTTCTAAGTTTCTGAAATACGACCAAATCAAGTCTTGTCTCGACGAGGACGAGACATTTCAGCTCATGTGCATGTGCCCGGGAGATCATCATGAGTTTCTACGAAAACGGATCTGTGTCCCTACCCTGCATTTTTTCTCAGGTTCGACGCAATTGACCTCGCTCAGTAAACGACAACTGGCGCAGATTGGGGAAGCGCTGGGATCCAAAGAACTACTGCGCAAGAAATGGTTCATCGTAGGACACACCGACAGCCTCGGAAGTCCGGAAAGAAATCTTGAACTATCCCGACGTCGCAGCGAAAGCGTGAGAGATTATCTTGTCAATCAATGTAAACTGGATGAAAAATCGTTAAGCATAAAATGTTTCGGTCAGACGTGGCCGCTGGCTTCTAATGATTCCAGCGTAGGACGAAACGAGAACAGACGGGTTGAAATCATACTGGATGAGTAA
- a CDS encoding CHAT domain-containing tetratricopeptide repeat protein produces the protein MKKTLLGTVAFFMACILTPMVGLAQSEQQGIAILKQAEDLKLKARSREDMQNVLAKYEEALKIFEGVESDKRKGFTLNKIGSVYKSWGQRQKALEYYEKALAINQKLGDAKAEGATLDNIGWVYQSWGKHQNAIEYFEKELAINQKLGDVKDEGETLNHIGWVYSSWYQYAKALEYFEKALAINQKLGDVKGEEANLNNIGSVYKSWDQYQKALEYYEKALAIKQKTGDVKGEGVILSNIGSVYQSWGQYQKALEYYEKALAINQKLGYVKGEGANLNNIGWVYQSWGQYQKALEYYEKALAIEKKTGDVKGEGITLTHIGMVYQSWGQYQKALEYYEKALAINQKIGDVQGEGANLNNIAGVYQSWGQYQKALEYQVKSLAIRRKIGDVSGEGVTLTHIGMVYKSWGQYQKALEYYEKDLALRKKIGVPYNGTENSIGDVYLAMGDIQRAEPILKKTNFSVSLGRLALLNADYNEARSQFERKLNRSLKNRDADGLFTGHTGLGLSYEGLNQYDKSAEHFKHAINLTEQIRDSLTPAQRADFYDAQILNIPRIIPYEGLARVLLKSGKPEQSFKESEGTKARIFAESLSGRSQNVVLDVPKNVLDQDADINFRLAGLSQGLKKAYEKGSTDAIESFEKQVSDVRSEKERHIDKLRNEYPLFAATKYPQPMSLEHSAIKDDEWTLEYEVTEPGICVYLGHGKKIIKGLFKTITRNDLDELVRKFREPVEMLPGDSPIPKLKAFDFAAGKKLSDLLLGDILSDLPKDTPVIIIPDGSLGVVPFEMLTLNNAGKILTDGKRPQTSGAEFFGDRNPISYYQSVTALTLARTLGKLKKTGEKTLAMVDPVFNAGDPRLVNYAKQEQERLVATLPTDLLVPMEDQNSITFRRVELTAQLGASLKNANPSRTDLYEGMAAKKSLLLEKDLTVYRAVVFATHGYFGKGLPGIQEPVLILTLLDPPKGQDGFLRMSEVMGLNINCDIAALTACQSGLGRNISGEGNMGMGRAFQYAGAKSVLMSLWSVAEKSSVMMVESFFGHLKEGKSKQEALKLARDQIRQAGYDHPFFWAPFILVGEAS, from the coding sequence ATGAAAAAGACCCTGTTGGGGACAGTCGCATTTTTTATGGCGTGTATTCTGACTCCTATGGTCGGGCTTGCCCAATCGGAACAGCAGGGTATCGCTATATTGAAACAAGCCGAAGACTTGAAACTGAAAGCCCGCTCCAGGGAGGACATGCAAAACGTCCTCGCGAAATATGAAGAGGCTCTTAAAATCTTCGAGGGCGTCGAGTCGGATAAAAGAAAAGGGTTCACGCTTAACAAAATAGGGTCGGTTTACAAATCCTGGGGCCAGCGCCAGAAGGCCTTGGAATACTATGAGAAGGCGCTGGCTATAAACCAGAAGCTTGGCGATGCAAAGGCTGAGGGAGCCACCCTTGACAACATAGGGTGGGTTTACCAGTCCTGGGGGAAGCATCAGAATGCAATTGAATACTTTGAGAAGGAGCTGGCTATAAACCAGAAGCTTGGCGATGTTAAGGATGAAGGCGAGACGCTTAACCACATAGGGTGGGTTTACAGTTCCTGGTACCAGTATGCCAAGGCCTTGGAATACTTTGAGAAGGCGCTGGCTATAAACCAGAAGCTTGGCGATGTTAAGGGTGAAGAAGCCAACCTTAACAACATAGGGTCGGTATACAAATCCTGGGACCAGTATCAGAAGGCTCTGGAATACTATGAGAAGGCGCTGGCTATCAAGCAAAAGACAGGCGATGTTAAAGGCGAGGGAGTCATACTTAGCAACATAGGGTCGGTATACCAGTCCTGGGGCCAGTATCAGAAGGCTCTGGAATACTATGAGAAGGCGCTGGCTATAAACCAGAAGCTTGGCTATGTAAAGGGAGAGGGAGCCAACCTTAACAACATAGGGTGGGTATACCAGTCCTGGGGCCAGTATCAGAAGGCTCTGGAATACTATGAGAAGGCGCTGGCTATCGAGAAAAAGACAGGGGATGTAAAGGGAGAGGGAATCACGCTGACCCACATAGGTATGGTATACCAGTCCTGGGGCCAGTATCAGAAGGCTCTGGAATACTATGAGAAGGCGCTGGCTATAAACCAGAAGATTGGCGATGTTCAGGGAGAGGGAGCCAACCTTAACAACATAGCGGGAGTATACCAGTCCTGGGGCCAGTATCAGAAGGCTCTGGAATACCAAGTAAAGTCGCTGGCTATAAGGCGAAAAATAGGGGATGTAAGCGGCGAGGGAGTCACGCTGACCCACATAGGTATGGTATACAAATCCTGGGGCCAGTATCAGAAGGCTCTGGAATACTATGAGAAAGACCTTGCATTGAGAAAAAAGATTGGTGTCCCTTATAACGGCACTGAGAATTCTATCGGTGATGTTTATCTAGCCATGGGAGACATCCAGCGTGCGGAACCTATCCTGAAGAAAACTAATTTTTCGGTGTCTCTTGGTAGGCTTGCGCTTCTGAATGCCGACTATAATGAGGCCAGAAGCCAGTTTGAGCGCAAACTAAACAGATCATTAAAGAACCGCGACGCTGATGGGTTGTTTACGGGACATACAGGGCTAGGTCTCTCCTATGAGGGGCTGAACCAATATGACAAGTCGGCGGAACATTTCAAACATGCCATTAATCTGACAGAACAGATTAGAGACAGTTTGACGCCTGCCCAACGGGCTGATTTCTACGACGCCCAGATTTTGAATATCCCCAGGATAATCCCATACGAGGGATTGGCACGTGTCCTCTTGAAGAGCGGAAAACCTGAACAATCTTTCAAGGAATCGGAGGGGACAAAGGCACGAATCTTCGCAGAATCATTATCCGGGAGGTCTCAGAACGTAGTTCTTGATGTGCCCAAAAATGTTCTGGATCAGGACGCCGACATAAACTTCAGGCTGGCAGGGCTTAGTCAGGGGCTTAAAAAGGCCTATGAGAAAGGGTCCACGGATGCGATTGAATCGTTTGAGAAACAGGTTAGTGATGTACGATCCGAAAAGGAGCGACATATAGATAAACTGAGAAACGAATATCCCCTTTTCGCTGCCACGAAATACCCGCAGCCCATGAGCCTCGAACACTCGGCCATAAAGGACGATGAATGGACCCTTGAATATGAGGTTACGGAACCTGGAATCTGCGTATATCTGGGGCACGGCAAGAAGATAATCAAAGGACTTTTTAAAACCATTACCAGAAATGACCTTGACGAGTTGGTTCGTAAGTTCCGGGAGCCTGTGGAGATGCTTCCTGGGGATTCCCCCATACCGAAACTCAAGGCCTTTGACTTTGCTGCTGGCAAGAAACTGTCGGACCTCCTGCTTGGAGACATCCTGTCGGACCTGCCCAAAGACACACCGGTAATCATTATCCCTGATGGTTCTCTCGGCGTGGTCCCCTTCGAGATGCTCACGCTCAACAATGCGGGAAAGATTTTAACAGACGGGAAAAGACCTCAAACTTCAGGGGCTGAATTCTTTGGGGACCGCAATCCGATTTCCTACTACCAGTCGGTGACAGCCCTCACATTGGCTCGCACATTAGGCAAGCTGAAGAAAACAGGCGAGAAGACGTTGGCCATGGTAGACCCTGTTTTTAACGCAGGTGATCCTCGGCTGGTCAATTACGCCAAACAGGAGCAGGAAAGACTCGTAGCCACCCTCCCCACAGACCTCCTTGTGCCTATGGAGGATCAGAATTCGATCACATTCAGAAGGGTTGAACTTACGGCACAACTTGGCGCATCACTGAAGAATGCCAATCCTTCCCGGACTGATCTCTACGAAGGTATGGCTGCCAAGAAGTCCCTACTCCTTGAGAAGGACCTGACCGTCTACCGCGCGGTAGTGTTTGCGACACACGGATACTTTGGGAAAGGCTTGCCCGGCATCCAGGAGCCGGTGCTGATATTAACGCTTCTGGATCCACCCAAGGGTCAGGACGGTTTCTTGAGAATGAGTGAAGTCATGGGCTTAAATATCAACTGTGACATAGCTGCGTTGACCGCATGTCAGAGTGGTCTTGGCCGTAACATCTCCGGTGAGGGTAACATGGGCATGGGCAGGGCTTTCCAATATGCCGGAGCAAAATCGGTGCTCATGAGCCTGTGGTCGGTGGCTGAGAAATCGTCCGTGATGATGGTCGAGAGTTTTTTTGGTCATCTGAAAGAAGGCAAGAGCAAACAGGAAGCCTTGAAGCTCGCCCGGGACCAAATCCGTCAGGCCGGCTATGACCATCCGTTCTTCTGGGCTCCGTTTATCCTTGTGGGGGAAGCGTCATGA
- a CDS encoding OmpA family protein: MNCRINRYLFCLSLLVTFLCVHVKGLALEDSPKGRSMQGPCSADQLSAAKTKYDEGVKLINYEARRASFQKAVDLCPTYAEAYVNLADAFEHLGLSKKKNDQKSLLEANKLLDEAVRNYSKAIDLNRNLVAPKIGLGDVYMAQGRYPLAVESYENALKSQPNVQGVKERLDEAKRLAESDPEDTKNVKNASKITDQVKSANLMGMYKTMGIENFTVADTARQSFNNILFDGWSSTIKQGDPINQLNEIGKALSSVDMASYKFVIEGHANTVGGFERNMDLSNDRARVVKEYLVQNFKVAPERIMTQGFGYTRPKHFPHTNEKNRRVEVVFVNDDSKK, encoded by the coding sequence ATGAACTGCAGGATAAACAGATACCTTTTTTGTTTATCACTATTAGTGACATTTCTATGCGTCCATGTGAAGGGCTTGGCCCTGGAGGACTCGCCCAAGGGTCGTTCAATGCAAGGACCTTGTTCGGCAGACCAATTGTCCGCTGCTAAAACGAAATATGACGAAGGCGTCAAATTAATCAACTACGAAGCACGCCGAGCCTCGTTTCAAAAGGCCGTGGACCTTTGCCCAACGTACGCTGAGGCCTATGTAAACCTTGCCGACGCTTTTGAACACTTGGGACTTAGCAAGAAGAAGAATGACCAGAAAAGCTTGCTTGAAGCGAATAAACTACTTGACGAAGCCGTAAGAAATTACTCCAAAGCCATCGACCTAAACCGCAACCTGGTGGCCCCTAAGATCGGATTGGGAGATGTCTACATGGCACAGGGGCGCTATCCCCTTGCCGTTGAGAGCTATGAGAACGCACTGAAATCCCAACCTAACGTTCAAGGGGTCAAGGAGCGTCTAGATGAGGCTAAGCGTCTTGCTGAGTCTGATCCTGAAGATACGAAAAATGTCAAAAACGCGTCCAAGATTACCGATCAGGTGAAAAGCGCCAATTTAATGGGCATGTACAAAACGATGGGGATCGAAAATTTCACCGTCGCCGACACTGCCCGACAATCTTTCAATAACATTCTCTTTGACGGCTGGTCCTCTACGATCAAACAAGGCGACCCAATCAATCAGTTGAATGAGATAGGAAAGGCCCTTTCATCGGTAGATATGGCCTCATACAAGTTTGTTATAGAGGGGCACGCCAACACTGTGGGTGGGTTTGAACGCAACATGGATCTATCAAATGACAGAGCTAGGGTTGTTAAAGAATATCTCGTCCAGAACTTCAAGGTGGCCCCCGAAAGGATCATGACCCAGGGTTTTGGATATACAAGACCCAAACATTTTCCGCATACCAACGAAAAAAATCGGCGGGTCGAAGTGGTGTTCGTCAATGACGACTCAAAGAAATGA
- a CDS encoding zf-HC2 domain-containing protein, translating into MIPSDQKKTDEHPADLLLMYVDEGLSTNERRLVENHIRECAECSEEIESLGLVVNILRTDKGVFCPEAWELYEFIEEGTDPTGRIAQHLEDCPLCCAEVAQYREGFATTKLPDKIKNELEKSFPTRVHSRRFAGKSGFAWAPGWLNSIFKTPALALGAAVAAILAVILLYPHGTIPTFIGVSSENWEETGPQAIPKSLFSEAPARQKIAKSAPLVGHGASKPMLFEAPKLKLAPIIIFHGFEKPLPQSTIDSLYEGLKPTVELEKRFQFSTPAELKQFVDKVADRHLSPTEALSEFYKESSINFALLQNVKADKDKFELKSQLIDTHNGQILAESIQSRLSGTELASRVNYSLALLNDLKIENRTK; encoded by the coding sequence ATGATCCCTTCTGATCAAAAGAAAACTGATGAACACCCAGCCGACCTACTGCTGATGTATGTTGACGAAGGCTTATCTACTAATGAGCGCAGGTTGGTTGAAAATCACATTAGAGAATGCGCAGAGTGTTCGGAAGAAATAGAATCTCTTGGGTTGGTCGTAAATATTCTGAGAACAGACAAAGGTGTTTTCTGTCCGGAAGCATGGGAGTTGTACGAATTCATCGAAGAAGGAACGGACCCAACCGGAAGAATTGCCCAACATCTTGAAGACTGTCCTCTGTGTTGCGCCGAAGTGGCCCAATATAGGGAAGGATTCGCCACAACAAAGCTGCCGGATAAAATTAAAAATGAGCTTGAAAAGAGTTTTCCCACGCGAGTTCACTCTCGAAGATTTGCAGGTAAAAGTGGGTTTGCCTGGGCGCCAGGCTGGTTAAATTCCATTTTCAAGACGCCCGCATTGGCTCTGGGGGCCGCTGTCGCCGCTATCCTGGCGGTCATATTACTATATCCTCATGGAACCATTCCCACTTTCATAGGGGTAAGCTCTGAAAATTGGGAAGAGACTGGACCTCAGGCTATCCCCAAGTCATTGTTTTCTGAGGCGCCGGCAAGACAAAAAATCGCCAAATCAGCTCCCTTGGTAGGTCATGGGGCCTCTAAACCAATGCTTTTCGAAGCGCCAAAACTGAAACTGGCTCCCATCATAATATTTCATGGATTCGAAAAGCCCTTGCCTCAGTCCACGATAGACTCCCTTTATGAGGGTCTTAAACCAACGGTTGAGTTAGAGAAAAGATTCCAATTCTCAACTCCAGCGGAGTTGAAACAATTCGTGGACAAAGTCGCCGATCGACATCTTTCTCCAACCGAGGCATTGAGCGAATTTTACAAGGAATCTTCAATAAATTTTGCCCTTTTACAAAATGTTAAAGCCGACAAAGATAAATTTGAATTGAAATCCCAACTTATTGATACACACAACGGCCAAATTTTGGCTGAGTCTATTCAGTCTAGGTTATCTGGTACCGAATTGGCTTCGAGGGTAAATTACTCATTAGCGTTATTAAATGATTTGAAAATCGAAAACCGGACTAAATGA
- a CDS encoding sigma-70 family RNA polymerase sigma factor — protein sequence MAFNMDDRDSDLVDRCLSGSELAWTELYHRFQRLVGLVVKRRLRVSQEGLEDVTQEVFMALTSALKNYDSSYPLPKYVCTIAERVCIDQYRFSSAAKRDAETEPLEDHLSEAASCRIQIHPTGNQEEELVFRQQTHFLRQSLRMLGERCRELLRLRYLEELPYSEISKVLKANENSLAVQVARCIKELRASFQRLVKKGATNDPF from the coding sequence ATGGCCTTTAATATGGATGACAGAGACTCAGATCTCGTCGACCGATGTTTATCCGGTTCCGAGCTTGCCTGGACGGAATTATATCACCGTTTTCAGAGACTGGTCGGGTTGGTTGTTAAGAGACGTTTGCGCGTTTCTCAGGAAGGGTTGGAGGATGTCACCCAAGAGGTGTTCATGGCCCTGACATCCGCTCTAAAGAATTATGACTCATCTTACCCTCTTCCGAAATACGTGTGTACTATCGCCGAAAGGGTTTGTATCGATCAATATAGATTCTCATCGGCGGCGAAGAGAGACGCCGAAACTGAACCTCTCGAAGACCATCTTTCAGAGGCGGCTAGTTGCCGGATACAGATTCATCCCACGGGGAACCAGGAAGAAGAATTGGTCTTCCGACAGCAAACCCATTTTCTGAGGCAGTCCTTGCGTATGCTGGGTGAAAGATGCAGAGAGCTTTTACGGTTGAGATATCTCGAAGAACTGCCATATTCGGAAATTTCTAAGGTACTGAAAGCGAATGAGAACTCCCTTGCTGTTCAGGTAGCTCGTTGTATTAAGGAATTGAGGGCAAGTTTTCAGAGGCTGGTCAAGAAAGGGGCGACAAATGATCCCTTCTGA